A stretch of Pseudochaenichthys georgianus unplaced genomic scaffold, fPseGeo1.2 scaffold_167_arrow_ctg1, whole genome shotgun sequence DNA encodes these proteins:
- the il17a/f1 gene encoding interleukin 17a/f1: MPSANNSSKVTLFCVVAMMMMKMMMVEAAAMPTAGGQSKHPKTHTEVSDGAEAEMIPLQIDHQFLRHYRSVRPLQNASISPWTYNITNDATLVPPFLSEARCLLRGCLDLDGVEDLNLESRPIMHQAMLLRRVKSKGAEHGYHYRLESRLLAVGCTCVRPTIQYQN; the protein is encoded by the exons ATGCCTTCAGCAAATAACTCCTCCAAAGTCACG cttTTCTGTGTGGtggcgatgatgatgatgaagatgatgatggTGGAGGCAGCAGCAATGCCCACAGCAGGCGGCCAATCAAAACACCCGAAGACCCACACCGAGGTCTCTGATGGTGCGGAGGCAGAAATGATCCCGCTGCAAATCGACCACCAGTTCTTGAGACATTACAGAAGTGTTCGGCCGCTGCAGAACGCCTCCATCTCCCCGTGGACCTACAA CATAACTAACGATGCCACCCTCGTGCCTCCCTTCCTGTCCGAGGCTCGCTGTCTTCTGCGCGGCTGCCTGGATTTGGACGGTGTCGAGGACTTGAACCTGGAATCCCGACCCATAATGCACCAGGCGATGCTGCTGCGGCGCGTCAAATCCAAGGGGGCGGAGCATGGGTACCACTACAGGCTGGAGTCCCGCCTCCTCGCCGTGGGATGCACCTGCGTCCGGCCCACCATCCAGTACCAGAACTGA